One Panulirus ornatus isolate Po-2019 chromosome 1, ASM3632096v1, whole genome shotgun sequence genomic region harbors:
- the LOC139747189 gene encoding major facilitator superfamily domain-containing protein 6-like produces MNIDWKMFPMKLHYFLRFAGTGPLTPFLPVIAEQKGVPLEVVGLIWTVLPFISPVTKTLAGAIADCLRAHRVVFLGGVVLMFSALTGLYWIPDMPTRCSNNTLVRDFAHPQSPVASQDSRTYEEDRMNLSTTLTSRDSALLQDIVDTGTLGVLNGSEDRSNDNDAPGISPVYSLGNDTFSNHSVAAAGTLPCSSSERTHAVNRSAGELAGHYEFWMLFLCLMLQYLGHVTVITMQETVCFQMLGKARHKYGEQRLWGTLGWGLSAVVSGALVDWYSVGSQKDYWPAHVITAVFLLVDLVVVARLKFSVPDKMSPAAVHGALWRPQVLLILVSTVVVGTTCGMLWTFQLLLVKHVALLWHPQFPHLKLLLGLVMGVQCFLAETPFFFLAGRIIKRIGHVHAFFVSLVGFAVRLCVYAAITNPWCFLPADLLHGISFGIAYPSITSYANSVSPKGAAATTQAIFGAAFFGGTGLGGLVGGWLFKIMGGWWAFLSMGVFDGVYALVFLALYTLISRQCPGHVSHDEGNRAACEEADREAVVAEEADFEEVQLVDNLTKASEDTSRTRPQTT; encoded by the exons CCCTGTGACGAAGACCCTGGCAGGAGCCATCGCAGACTGCCTGCGGGCACACCGTGTGGTGTTCCTTGGGGGCGTCGTTCTCATGTTCTCTGCGCTCACAGGGTTATACTGGATCCCCGACATGCCTACGCGGTGCTCCAACAACACACTTGTCAGGGACTTCGCCCATCCCCAGTCCCCTGTGGCTTCCCAAGACTCCAGGACCTATGAGGAGGACCGTATGAACCTGAGTACTACTCTTACGTCTCGAGACTCTGCACTATTACAGGACATTGTGGACACAGGGACCTTAGGGGTTCTAAATGGCTCTGAGGATAGAAGCAATGACAATGATGCCCCTGGGATATCTCCTGTGTATAGCCTAGGTAATGATACTTTCTCCAACCACTCTGTAGCGGCTGCAGGAACTCTGCCTTGCTCCTCTTCAGAACGCACACACGCAG TGAACCGTTCTGCTGGGGAGCTGGCCGGCCACTACGAGTTCTGGATGCTCTTCTTGTGCCTGATGTTGCAGTACCTGGGACACGTCACCGTCATCACCATGCAGGAGACAGTGTGCTTCCAGATGCTCG GTAAGGCGCGCCACAAGTACGGGGAGCAGCGGCTGTGGGGCACGCTGGGCTGGGGGTTGTCTGCCGTGGTCTCCGGCGCCCTCGTCGACTGGTACTCCGTG GGGTCGCAGAAGGACTATTGGCCGGCGCACGTCATCACGGCGGTGTTCCTGCTGGTGgacttggtggtggtggcccgCCTCAAATTCTCAGTCCCCGACAAGATGAGCCCAGCGGCAGTGCACGGAGCACTCTGGCGGCCCCAGGTCCTCCTCATACTG GTAagcacagtggtggtggggacgacTTGTGGGATGCTGTGGACATTCCAGTTACTACTGGTGAAGCATGTGGCCCTCCTGTGGCACCCACAGTTCCCGCACCTCAAGCTCTTGCTGGGCCTCGTCATGGGCGTCCAGTGTTTCCTGGCTGAGACGCCCTTCTTCTTCCTGGCAG GTCGCATTATCAAGAGGATCGGCCACGTCCACGCCTTCTTCGTTAGCCTGGTAGGGTTCGCCGTGCGCCTGTGTGTATACGCGGCCATCACCAACCCTTGGTGCTTCCTGCCGGCCGATCTCCTCCATGGCATCTCCTTCGGCATCGCCTACCCGAGCATCACCTCTTACGCCAACAGTGTTTCTCCCAAGGGCGCCGCCGCTACGACCCAGGCTATCTTCGGCGCCGCCTTCTTCGGCG GTACTGGGTTAGGCGGTCTGGTAGGTGGCTGGCTGTTCAAAATCATGGGAGGCTGGTGGGCCTTCCTGTCGATGGGCGTGTTCGACGGCGTGTACGCCCTGGTCTTCCTGGCTTTGTACACCCTCATCAGCCGCCAGTGCCCCGGGCACGTCTCCCACG ATGAAGGTAACAGAGCCGCGTGTGAGGAGGCAGATAGGGAGGccgtggtggcggaggaggcggACTTCGAGGAGGTGCAGCTGGTAGATAACTTGACGAAGGCCTCCGAGGACACCTCGAGGACCCGCCCTCAGACCACCTGA
- the LOC139747316 gene encoding uncharacterized protein isoform X2: protein MHFYLVFFVANTVAVALHLPLVELPTLLHEELSTVDFIDESYQPLVISGSLGLGTVAALAPWTFANLNTSLEATTTFCIASTGFQGLEVKSGDAGGHRGKTTAGDEGKEVDDDQRSVDDGGSQMSLRRFGVEGSGQWLHAVTNITKDIGSVVALPRLLDDADLAYVDLTKTGLHHVRAGWTEQVSGRASVTGAAVVCVLEGHVSLTLTPYELPWQHLKCAGEWCEVLLATEEGEMNLEDYANAFVTQASVFARACIYAPPGWQWSTTATLDTTFIWLAWKEDVVLREEVIDGLFPPDEESAPKVGYEEEGISLRRDEHTVKTGGTGASHRRRRRRSSTLWDVLPKSPSPPLLLWGDQNPLLHLTRRYLLTDQDFDVHAFLDMFRIDRTLLPDLVDCPRECVSVATTIFALLDTDADGVLTPGDATYWTQETFASLSHQLDDLVDELKELSRDQWVNNVEHGGGDTRQAFLERAKERLTASALASVKRWVAGDLEDTDEQTLKEKLPELYDQILAARGTSANITPLSSGSEEL, encoded by the exons ATGCATTTCTACCTTGTGTTTTTCGTAGCCAACACTGTCGCTGTGGCTCTCCACCTGCCTTTGGTCGAGCTTCCCACCTTATTACACGAGGAGCTGAGCACCGTAGACTTCATAGATGAAAGCTATCAGCCTTTGGTGATCAGCGGGTCCTTGGGGCTTGGCACAGTGGCCGCCCTTGCGCCATGGACGTTCGCGAATCTCAACACCAGCCTGgaagccaccaccaccttctgtATCGCTTCGACGGGCTTCCAGGGTCTTGAAGTCAAGTCAGGGGACGCAGGAGGCCATAGAGGGAAAACCACCGCGGGAGACGAAGGTAAAGAAGTGGACGATGAtcagaggagtgtggatgatggGGGCTCCCAGATGTCGCTGAGGAGGTTtggtgtggagggtagtggtcaGTGGCTCCATGCTGTCACCAACATCACTAAAGATATCGG GTCAGTGGTGGCGCTGCCAAGGCTGCTGGACGACGCTGACTTGGCGTATGTTGACCTTACCAAAACA GGACTCCACCACGTCCGTGCAGGGTGGACGGAACAGGTATCAGGTCGAGCCTCCGTCACCGGcgcagctgtggtgtgtgtactgGAGGGCCATGTGTCTCTCACCCTCACTCCTTACGAGCTGCCTTGGCAGCATCTTAAG TGTGCGGgggagtggtgtgaggtgctctTAGCCACAGAAGAGGGAGAAATGAACCTGGAGGATTACGCCAACGCCTTCGTCACCCAAGCGTCTGTCTTCGCCCGCGCCTGTATATACGCGCCCCCAGGGTG GCAGTggtccaccaccgccaccctggACACCACCTTCATCTGGCTAGCCTGGAAGGAGGACGTGGTCCTCCGAGAAGAGGTTATCGACGGCCTTTTCCCTCCTGACGAAGAATCTGCTCCTAAAGTTGGTTACGAAGAGGAGGGGATCTCCCTGCGGAGGGATGAACACACCGTAAA AACGGGTGGTACTGGAGCCAGCCATAGGCGTCGACGAAGGCGATCCTCGACACTGTGGGACGTGCTGCCGAAGAGCCCCTCGCCACCCCTGCTGCTGTGGGGTGACCAGAACCCACTGTTACACCTCACACGTCGTTACCTCCTCACTGACCAGGACTTCGATGTCCACGCCTTCCTAGACATGTTCCGTATT GACCGCACACTCCTCCCCGACCTGGTTGACTGCCCTCGAGAGTGCGTATCTGTGGCCACTACCATCTTTGCCCTCCTCGATACGGACGCAGACGGGGTGCTCACTCCTGGCGACGCCACCTACTGGACGCAGGAGACCTTCGCGTCCCTCAGCCACCAGCTGGATGACCTGGTAGACGAACTGAAGGAGCTGTCGAGGGACCAGTGGGTCAACAACGTCGAG CACGGTGGAGGCGACACTCGCCAAGCGTTCTTGGAGCGGGCTAAGGAACGCTTGACGGCGTCGGCTCTGGCGTCGGTGAAGCGCTGGGTTGCCGGAGACCTGGAAGACACAGACGAGCAGACGCTGAAGGAAAAACTACCGGAGCTATACGACCAAATCCTCGCCGCTAGAGGCACCTCGGCTAACATCACACCACTTTCTTCAG GCTCGGAGGAGCTGTGA
- the LOC139747316 gene encoding uncharacterized protein isoform X1 codes for MHFYLVFFVANTVAVALHLPLVELPTLLHEELSTVDFIDESYQPLVISGSLGLGTVAALAPWTFANLNTSLEATTTFCIASTGFQGLEVKSGDAGGHRGKTTAGDEGKEVDDDQRSVDDGGSQMSLRRFGVEGSGQWLHAVTNITKDIGSVVALPRLLDDADLAYVDLTKTGLHHVRAGWTEQVSGRASVTGAAVVCVLEGHVSLTLTPYELPWQHLKCAGEWCEVLLATEEGEMNLEDYANAFVTQASVFARACIYAPPGWQWSTTATLDTTFIWLAWKEDVVLREEVIDGLFPPDEESAPKVGYEEEGISLRRDEHTVKTGGTGASHRRRRRRSSTLWDVLPKSPSPPLLLWGDQNPLLHLTRRYLLTDQDFDVHAFLDMFRIDRTLLPDLVDCPRECVSVATTIFALLDTDADGVLTPGDATYWTQETFASLSHQLDDLVDELKELSRDQWVNNVESDLPPRKHGGGDTRQAFLERAKERLTASALASVKRWVAGDLEDTDEQTLKEKLPELYDQILAARGTSANITPLSSGSEEL; via the exons ATGCATTTCTACCTTGTGTTTTTCGTAGCCAACACTGTCGCTGTGGCTCTCCACCTGCCTTTGGTCGAGCTTCCCACCTTATTACACGAGGAGCTGAGCACCGTAGACTTCATAGATGAAAGCTATCAGCCTTTGGTGATCAGCGGGTCCTTGGGGCTTGGCACAGTGGCCGCCCTTGCGCCATGGACGTTCGCGAATCTCAACACCAGCCTGgaagccaccaccaccttctgtATCGCTTCGACGGGCTTCCAGGGTCTTGAAGTCAAGTCAGGGGACGCAGGAGGCCATAGAGGGAAAACCACCGCGGGAGACGAAGGTAAAGAAGTGGACGATGAtcagaggagtgtggatgatggGGGCTCCCAGATGTCGCTGAGGAGGTTtggtgtggagggtagtggtcaGTGGCTCCATGCTGTCACCAACATCACTAAAGATATCGG GTCAGTGGTGGCGCTGCCAAGGCTGCTGGACGACGCTGACTTGGCGTATGTTGACCTTACCAAAACA GGACTCCACCACGTCCGTGCAGGGTGGACGGAACAGGTATCAGGTCGAGCCTCCGTCACCGGcgcagctgtggtgtgtgtactgGAGGGCCATGTGTCTCTCACCCTCACTCCTTACGAGCTGCCTTGGCAGCATCTTAAG TGTGCGGgggagtggtgtgaggtgctctTAGCCACAGAAGAGGGAGAAATGAACCTGGAGGATTACGCCAACGCCTTCGTCACCCAAGCGTCTGTCTTCGCCCGCGCCTGTATATACGCGCCCCCAGGGTG GCAGTggtccaccaccgccaccctggACACCACCTTCATCTGGCTAGCCTGGAAGGAGGACGTGGTCCTCCGAGAAGAGGTTATCGACGGCCTTTTCCCTCCTGACGAAGAATCTGCTCCTAAAGTTGGTTACGAAGAGGAGGGGATCTCCCTGCGGAGGGATGAACACACCGTAAA AACGGGTGGTACTGGAGCCAGCCATAGGCGTCGACGAAGGCGATCCTCGACACTGTGGGACGTGCTGCCGAAGAGCCCCTCGCCACCCCTGCTGCTGTGGGGTGACCAGAACCCACTGTTACACCTCACACGTCGTTACCTCCTCACTGACCAGGACTTCGATGTCCACGCCTTCCTAGACATGTTCCGTATT GACCGCACACTCCTCCCCGACCTGGTTGACTGCCCTCGAGAGTGCGTATCTGTGGCCACTACCATCTTTGCCCTCCTCGATACGGACGCAGACGGGGTGCTCACTCCTGGCGACGCCACCTACTGGACGCAGGAGACCTTCGCGTCCCTCAGCCACCAGCTGGATGACCTGGTAGACGAACTGAAGGAGCTGTCGAGGGACCAGTGGGTCAACAACGTCGAG AGCGACCTTCCTCCTCGAAAGCACGGTGGAGGCGACACTCGCCAAGCGTTCTTGGAGCGGGCTAAGGAACGCTTGACGGCGTCGGCTCTGGCGTCGGTGAAGCGCTGGGTTGCCGGAGACCTGGAAGACACAGACGAGCAGACGCTGAAGGAAAAACTACCGGAGCTATACGACCAAATCCTCGCCGCTAGAGGCACCTCGGCTAACATCACACCACTTTCTTCAG GCTCGGAGGAGCTGTGA